A window of Kocuria sp. TGY1127_2 genomic DNA:
GCTCTCTCGAGTCGCCCATCATGCCGTGGGAGGACACCATCGCACAGATGGAAATGATCGACGAGATCCGCGGGCAAATCGGCGTCGTCTACCCTGACCACGACGAGGCCTGACTACCCAGCCCACCGGGCGGGGACGGCACATGTCTGCGTGCCCGCCAGTTGCCTGGTCACACGGAAGCGGCGCGGGAGCGCGGCTCATTCGGTCGAATAGTCGACGGTTGAGTCCAGCGGCCCCGCGCCGTTTTTGTGCGGCTACCTGTTCTCGAATTCGGCGTCGCGGCGCTCCGAGAAAGCAGACATGCCTTCCTTCTGGTCCTCGGTCGCGAAGAGCGAGTGGAATACTCGACGTTCGAAGGTCAGCCCCTGGGCCAAGGGGGTTTCGAAGGCCATTCCGACCGACTCCTTGGCGATCATCGCGACGGGTCGGGACTTCTTCGCAATCGTGTCCGCGATCTGGAGTGCCGTGTCCACGACGTGGTCGTCCGCGACGACGCGGGAAACCAATCCCGCGCGTTCGGCCTCTTCCGCGCCCATGTTCCGGGCCGTCAGAATCATGTCCATGGCTTTGGCCTTGCCGACGGCGTGGGTCAATCGTTGGGAACCGCCCATTCCGGGAATCACCCCGAGGTTGATTTCCGGCTGGCCGAATTTGGCGCCCTCACCGGCAATGATGATGTCGCACATCATCGCCAGCTCGCAGCCGCCGCCCAGCGCATATCCATTGACCGCAGCAACGATAGGCAATCGAACCTGCGTAAGCCGTTGCCACTGGGCAAACCAGTCGCTCGCGTACATCTCCATGTAGCTTTTGGATGACATTTCCTTGATGTCAGCACCCGCGGCAAAGGCCTTTTCCGATCCGGTCAGAACGATCACGGAAATATCCTCGTCGCGCTCCCAGGCCTGTGCGGCGTCGACGACGGCTACCATGGTCTCGTAGTTCAATGCGTTGAGAGCCTTGGGACGGTTGAGCCGGATGATGCCGACACCGCCTCGGGTCTCAGTCCGGATGACGGCCGTCTCTTGCGACGATCCCTTTTCGTCTGCCGTCGTAGTCTTTTCGCTCATGCTTGATTCTCCCTCATCGTTTGGATGATCGCGGAAAAGTCGAGATCTCCGTGGCCGCTGTCCAGGAACTCAGAATAGGCTTTGTGCGCTGCCCTGCCGAAGGATGCGTCGGTCTGCGTGGATTCCAGGGCCGCGAGGGCGAGCCCGAGGTCCTTGGCCATCAGAGCGGTCGCGAATCCGGGTTTGTAGCCGTTGCTGGCCGGGTTCTCCGGGACGGGTCCGGGGACCGGACAGTTGGTCGTGACCGACCAGCACTGGGCGGCTGAGGTGGACATGACGTCGAAGAGCGCCTGGTCTGTCAGGCCCAACTTCTCGCCCAGGGTAAAGGCTTCGCACGCGCCGATGGTCGTGATCGCGAGCAACATATTATTGCAGCACTTCGCGGCCTGGCCTGCCCCGTTGTTCCCACAGTGCACGACTTTCCGTCCCATCGCGTCGAACAGCGGGTGGGCGGCGTCGAAATTTTCCTGCGGACCGCCGACCATGAAGGTCAAGGTGCCTGCCTCGGCTCCGGCGGTTCCACCGGAAACGGGCGCATCCACGGCTCGATGTCCGGCTTGGTGGACCAATTCCGCCGCTTCGCGTGCTTCGTCCACGCTGATGGTCGAGCAGTCGATGAAGAGGGTGTTCTGTGGGGCCGCGGCCAGGAGACCGTCGTTATTCTGTCCTTGATAAGCGGCAATAACGTGCTTGCCGGCCGGAAACATCGTGATGACGACCTCTGCGTCCGCCACGGCCTCCTCGCCGGAAGAAGCGATGTTGAGTCCGTCTTTCTCGGAGGCCTGGCGTGCGGGCTCGGCGAGGTCGAAGGCCACGACGTCGTGGTCAGCCTCCTTGAGGTTCCGCGCCATATGGCCGCCCATGTTGCCTAGGCCCAGGAATGCAATCTTCATGCCAATTCTCCTTACTCGGGCAATTGCAGATCTTCGTACCCGGGGACCGGGTCGAAGAATCCGAGAACTATTTCCCGGCTCACTTCTTCGAGTGTCTGCGGTTGCCACTGGGGGTTGCGATCTTTGTCGATCACCTGCGCGCGGATGCCCTCGGCCATATCGTGGGCCAACAGCGCGTTTCCGCTGGTGCGGAAGTCTTGAACCAAGGTTTCCGCAAGGCTCTGGTCCTTCGCCCGGTGCAATCCTTCGAGGGCGGTTTTCATGCCCGTAGGGCTGTTGCGGCGCAGAGCCTTGAGTGCCTTGTTTGCCAGCTCGTTGTCCGGTTCCTTCTCGACACGCGCCTCGAGGTTCTGAAGGATTTCCTCGACGCAGTCCGCCGCGTAGTCCTCGTCGATCCACGAGGCGGCTTCCTCGAGTTCGGAACGGGGAGGTTCGACCACGAAGTCCTGGATCGTGGTGGCGACGGCGCCAGGATTCTCTACACTCTCGAGGCTCCGGAGCAAGTCTTCGACCGCCGCATCCGGAACGTAGAAATCGGCGAGTCCCGCGTGGATGGCGTCCCCTCCGTCGACATGCAACCCGGTCAATGCCATGTGTCGACCAGCCTGTCCTGGCGCCTTGGAGAGGTAGTTGAGACCTCCGACGTCAGGGGAGAAACCGATTCCAGTCTCCGGCATACCTGTCCGCGTGGACTCGGTGACGACCCGGTGCGAGCCCGGCACGGACAGCCCGATGCCGCCTCCCAGAACCAGACCGTTCATGATGGCGACATACGGCTTGGGATAACGCGAAATACGGTAATCGAAGTCGTACTCGTGGCGGAAGAAGTCGGTTCCCTGGCTCCGGTCTCCGCCCGTGGCGGCCTTGTACAGAGCGACGACGTCCCCGCCCGAGCAGAGGCCTCGTTCACCTGACCCGACGACGGCGACCGACTTGACGTTGGCGTCGTATTCGAAGTCGTCCAACGCTTTGTTGATCAGCTGGATCATCTCAACGTTCAATGCATTGACCGCGCGCGGGCGGTTGAGGGTGATGACCCCGAGGTGCCCCCGGACCTCGGTCAGAACGCTGGGCTCCTGCTGCTTATCCGCCATGGATGTTCCTCCTGTTATGGGTGTCAACGGGATGTGCGACGTCGGTCAGTTGCCGGTCGGCATGACAAAGCTGGCGCCTTCCTTGATGCCGGAGGGCCAGCGCTGGGTGACCGTCTTGGTCTTGGTGTAGAAGCGGAAAGCATCGGGGCCGTGCTGATTCAGATCACCGAAACCGGAGGCTTTCCACCCACCGAAGGTGTAGTACGCGATCGGAACGGGAATCGGGACATTGACGCCGATCATCCCGACCTCGACCCGACGGGAGAATTCGCGGGCCGTATCGCCGTCGCGAGTGAAGATCGCTACTCCGTTGCCGTATTCGTGCTTGGTCGGAAGCTCCAAGGCTTCCTCGAAATCCGCGGCCCGAAGAACCGAAAGGACCGGCCCGAAGACCTCTTCCCGATAGATGTTCATATCCGCAGTTACGCGGTCGAAGATTGTGGGGCCGACGAAGAATCCGCCGTCATGCCCTTGAACGTGTGCATTGCGTCCGTCGAGGATCAAGTTGGCGCCTTGTTCGACGCCCTCAGCGATCGCGTTCTCGACTCGCTCCTTCGCTGCAGCGGAGACCAGGGGCCCGAAGTCCGATGATTCCTCGAGGGAGGGGCCGACCCTGAGGTCGGCCGCACGTTCCTTGAGCTTCTCGATCAGTGCATCTGCGGTTTCCTCCCCCACGGGGACGGCAACGGAAACCGCCATGCACCGCTCACCGGCCGAACCGAAAGCGGCACCGATCAAGGCGTCGGCGACCTGGTCCAGGTCCGCGTCCGGCATGATAATCATGTGGTTCTTGGCGCCTCCGAAGCACTGGGCGCGCTTTCCTGCTCGGGCGGCGTGTTCATAGATGCTTTGAGCGATGGGAGTCGAGCCCACGAACCCGACCGCTTTGATATCCGGGTGGTCGAGCAAGGCGTCCACTGATTCCTTGTCGCCGTTGACGACGTTGAAGATTCCGTCCGGGAGGCCTGCTTCCTTCCACAACCGCGCGAGAATCAGGGGAACGGATGGGTCGCGTTCGGACGGTTTGAGGATGAAAG
This region includes:
- a CDS encoding enoyl-CoA hydratase encodes the protein MSEKTTTADEKGSSQETAVIRTETRGGVGIIRLNRPKALNALNYETMVAVVDAAQAWERDEDISVIVLTGSEKAFAAGADIKEMSSKSYMEMYASDWFAQWQRLTQVRLPIVAAVNGYALGGGCELAMMCDIIIAGEGAKFGQPEINLGVIPGMGGSQRLTHAVGKAKAMDMILTARNMGAEEAERAGLVSRVVADDHVVDTALQIADTIAKKSRPVAMIAKESVGMAFETPLAQGLTFERRVFHSLFATEDQKEGMSAFSERRDAEFENR
- the mmsB gene encoding 3-hydroxyisobutyrate dehydrogenase — translated: MKIAFLGLGNMGGHMARNLKEADHDVVAFDLAEPARQASEKDGLNIASSGEEAVADAEVVITMFPAGKHVIAAYQGQNNDGLLAAAPQNTLFIDCSTISVDEAREAAELVHQAGHRAVDAPVSGGTAGAEAGTLTFMVGGPQENFDAAHPLFDAMGRKVVHCGNNGAGQAAKCCNNMLLAITTIGACEAFTLGEKLGLTDQALFDVMSTSAAQCWSVTTNCPVPGPVPENPASNGYKPGFATALMAKDLGLALAALESTQTDASFGRAAHKAYSEFLDSGHGDLDFSAIIQTMRENQA
- a CDS encoding enoyl-CoA hydratase/isomerase family protein; translated protein: MADKQQEPSVLTEVRGHLGVITLNRPRAVNALNVEMIQLINKALDDFEYDANVKSVAVVGSGERGLCSGGDVVALYKAATGGDRSQGTDFFRHEYDFDYRISRYPKPYVAIMNGLVLGGGIGLSVPGSHRVVTESTRTGMPETGIGFSPDVGGLNYLSKAPGQAGRHMALTGLHVDGGDAIHAGLADFYVPDAAVEDLLRSLESVENPGAVATTIQDFVVEPPRSELEEAASWIDEDYAADCVEEILQNLEARVEKEPDNELANKALKALRRNSPTGMKTALEGLHRAKDQSLAETLVQDFRTSGNALLAHDMAEGIRAQVIDKDRNPQWQPQTLEEVSREIVLGFFDPVPGYEDLQLPE
- a CDS encoding CoA-acylating methylmalonate-semialdehyde dehydrogenase, producing MAQERVKELTHYIGGQDVSGKSGRFGDVFDPSTGQVTAKVPLASTDEVDAAVRNAKEAQRGWAATNPQRRARVLGKFVNLANEHADEIAEALSREHGKTVPDSHGDLQRGLDVVEFAMGAPHLLKGEFSDSVGTGIDVYSMRQPLGVVAGITPFNFPAMIPLWKCGPAIAAGNAFILKPSERDPSVPLILARLWKEAGLPDGIFNVVNGDKESVDALLDHPDIKAVGFVGSTPIAQSIYEHAARAGKRAQCFGGAKNHMIIMPDADLDQVADALIGAAFGSAGERCMAVSVAVPVGEETADALIEKLKERAADLRVGPSLEESSDFGPLVSAAAKERVENAIAEGVEQGANLILDGRNAHVQGHDGGFFVGPTIFDRVTADMNIYREEVFGPVLSVLRAADFEEALELPTKHEYGNGVAIFTRDGDTAREFSRRVEVGMIGVNVPIPVPIAYYTFGGWKASGFGDLNQHGPDAFRFYTKTKTVTQRWPSGIKEGASFVMPTGN